One segment of Aquimarina sp. BL5 DNA contains the following:
- the frr gene encoding ribosome recycling factor — MNEEVNFILDSTKESMQGAIAHLEKQLIVIRAGKASPAMLSGVMVEYYGNPTPLNQVGNVNTPDARTITIQPFEKSLIQEIEKAILAANLGFNPMNNGESVIISVPPLTEERRRDLVKQAKAEAEDSKVGVRNDRKNANNDIKKLEKDGLSEDMAKNTEADIQKLTDTYIKKIDDMLAVKEKEIMTV; from the coding sequence ATGAACGAAGAAGTAAATTTCATTCTGGATTCAACTAAAGAATCTATGCAGGGCGCAATAGCTCATTTAGAAAAACAATTAATTGTAATTAGAGCAGGAAAAGCATCTCCTGCCATGCTTAGCGGTGTTATGGTGGAATATTACGGAAATCCTACTCCATTAAATCAAGTAGGAAACGTAAATACACCTGACGCTAGAACAATTACGATACAGCCTTTTGAGAAATCTTTAATTCAGGAAATCGAGAAAGCAATTTTAGCAGCTAACCTTGGCTTTAACCCTATGAATAATGGAGAAAGTGTAATCATAAGTGTGCCTCCATTGACTGAAGAACGCCGTAGAGACCTTGTAAAACAAGCGAAAGCTGAAGCTGAAGACTCAAAAGTTGGCGTACGTAATGATCGTAAAAACGCCAATAACGATATTAAAAAATTAGAAAAAGATGGACTATCTGAAGATATGGCTAAAAACACCGAGGCAGATATCCAAAAATTAACTGATACGTATATCAAGAAAATTGACGACATGCTGGCTGTCAAAGAAAAAGAGATTATGACAGTCTAA
- a CDS encoding DUF5916 domain-containing protein, giving the protein MKYTLQVLGAFFFTLFINAQDSTVVKKRVYTTKPLNGSEVPTINGIIEEPSWDLVEWSGDFIENQPDENTPPSQQTKFKILYDQKYLYIAYRCYDTEPDKIEKRLSRRDGFAGDWVEINLDSYHDKRTGFSFTITAAGVKGDEFISENGNNWDGSWNPIWYTATNIDDEGWTAEVKIPLSQLKFGKSKEQIWGLQLTRRFFRKEERSVWQRVPQDAPGWVSEFGELHGLINIEPQRQLEIQPFGVVQYDTFPEEDGNPFRDGDNFKLNGGLDAKIGITNDLTMDLTVNPDFGQVEADPAAIALDGFQIFFREQRPFFVENKNIFDYRFANGQDNVFYSRRIGRSPQGSIGSSPIVTEYMDRPNNTTILGAAKFSGKTKNGWSIGILESVTEREIAKIEDADGNRRETIVEPLTNYFVGRVQKDFNDRNTYIGGIFTAVNRNLGDILNIDYDNPDTDETSELVGVRENNLNFLRKSAYTGGLDFRHNWKDRKYFIEGNIVTSHVEGSKEAIEATQNELTHLFQRVDADHVEVDPNRTSLTGTGGKLIGGKTGGGNWRYEGGLFWRSPELELNDVGFLRQADEIRQFANVRYLFLKPTKWYRRGNINFNQFSTFDFEGNYNRIQYGLSGYMNYSNNWWTEVEYIHKPRIFTNTILRGGPRFRFSEENIGVLFFGSDQRKKFSFTMGHVNSQAQQNNFSFQRYVLRLRYQPFNAFSMSINPEFERNPNKTQYVTEVDFAGTPRYITARIDQQTLSASIRLNYNINPNLTIQYYGQPFISRGTYKDFNYVNNSIASDLDERVTLFDDDQISFADDVYSVDEDGGGVDYTFDNPDFAFVQFRSNLVLRWEYIPGSEIFLVWSQGVTSFGDPGDHLFRSLDNQILDQQPENTFLIKATYRFVL; this is encoded by the coding sequence ATGAAGTACACTCTACAAGTGTTAGGAGCCTTCTTTTTCACATTATTTATCAATGCACAAGATTCTACAGTTGTAAAAAAAAGAGTCTATACTACCAAACCTCTTAATGGGTCAGAAGTACCAACAATTAATGGCATAATAGAAGAGCCGAGTTGGGATTTGGTTGAATGGTCTGGTGATTTTATCGAGAATCAACCGGACGAGAATACTCCACCAAGTCAGCAGACTAAATTTAAAATACTATATGACCAGAAATATCTTTACATCGCATATCGCTGTTATGATACGGAACCAGATAAAATTGAAAAAAGATTATCTAGGAGAGATGGTTTTGCTGGGGATTGGGTAGAGATTAATTTGGACAGTTATCACGATAAGCGAACTGGATTCTCGTTTACAATAACCGCGGCAGGTGTAAAAGGAGACGAATTTATATCAGAGAATGGAAACAATTGGGATGGCAGTTGGAATCCCATTTGGTATACTGCTACTAATATTGATGATGAAGGATGGACTGCCGAGGTAAAAATTCCATTAAGTCAATTAAAGTTTGGTAAAAGTAAAGAACAAATTTGGGGTCTTCAGTTAACTCGAAGATTTTTTAGAAAAGAAGAAAGATCCGTATGGCAACGTGTTCCACAAGATGCGCCAGGATGGGTTAGTGAATTTGGAGAATTACATGGTTTGATCAATATCGAACCACAGAGACAACTAGAGATTCAGCCTTTTGGAGTTGTACAATATGATACTTTTCCTGAAGAAGATGGCAATCCTTTTAGAGATGGAGATAATTTTAAATTAAATGGAGGATTGGATGCCAAAATAGGTATCACTAATGATCTTACAATGGATTTAACAGTGAATCCTGATTTTGGACAGGTGGAAGCGGATCCCGCGGCTATCGCTTTGGATGGTTTTCAGATTTTTTTTAGAGAACAACGACCATTTTTTGTGGAGAATAAAAATATTTTTGACTATAGGTTTGCTAATGGGCAAGATAATGTGTTTTATTCCAGAAGAATAGGAAGAAGTCCTCAAGGTTCTATAGGATCAAGCCCAATCGTCACTGAATATATGGATAGACCTAATAACACTACTATTTTAGGAGCTGCTAAGTTTAGCGGTAAAACGAAAAATGGGTGGTCTATTGGTATTTTGGAAAGTGTTACAGAGAGAGAAATAGCTAAAATTGAAGACGCTGATGGAAATAGAAGAGAAACAATTGTAGAGCCACTAACAAACTATTTTGTAGGTAGAGTACAAAAAGATTTTAATGATCGCAACACATATATTGGAGGCATCTTTACAGCTGTTAATAGAAATTTGGGCGATATATTAAATATAGATTATGATAATCCGGATACTGATGAAACATCAGAATTGGTAGGGGTAAGAGAAAATAATTTAAACTTTTTGAGAAAATCTGCCTACACTGGAGGGCTAGATTTTAGACACAACTGGAAAGATAGAAAATACTTTATTGAGGGGAATATTGTAACGAGTCACGTAGAAGGATCTAAAGAAGCTATTGAGGCAACACAAAATGAGTTAACACACCTTTTTCAGAGAGTGGATGCGGATCATGTAGAAGTTGATCCTAACCGTACTTCGTTAACCGGTACAGGAGGTAAATTGATCGGAGGGAAAACCGGAGGTGGAAATTGGAGATATGAAGGTGGATTGTTTTGGCGTTCTCCTGAATTAGAATTAAACGACGTTGGTTTTCTGAGACAGGCAGATGAAATTAGACAGTTTGCCAATGTTCGTTATTTGTTCTTAAAGCCTACAAAATGGTATAGAAGAGGGAATATTAATTTTAATCAATTTTCTACATTTGATTTTGAAGGAAATTATAATAGGATACAGTATGGTCTTAGCGGATACATGAATTATAGTAATAATTGGTGGACAGAGGTAGAGTATATTCATAAACCTAGGATTTTTACGAATACGATTTTGCGTGGAGGACCACGTTTCCGGTTTTCAGAAGAAAACATAGGAGTATTATTTTTTGGTTCTGATCAAAGGAAGAAGTTCAGTTTCACAATGGGGCATGTAAATTCTCAGGCACAACAGAATAATTTTTCTTTTCAGCGATATGTGCTTAGGCTTAGGTATCAGCCTTTTAATGCATTTAGTATGTCTATAAACCCGGAATTCGAGAGAAACCCTAATAAAACTCAATATGTGACCGAAGTCGATTTCGCAGGAACACCAAGGTATATTACTGCCAGAATTGATCAGCAAACATTGAGCGCTAGTATTCGACTCAATTATAATATTAATCCTAATCTTACTATTCAATATTACGGCCAACCTTTTATTTCCAGAGGTACATATAAAGATTTTAATTATGTTAATAATTCTATAGCTTCGGATTTGGATGAAAGGGTGACTTTATTTGATGATGATCAAATTTCCTTTGCGGATGATGTGTATTCGGTAGATGAAGATGGTGGTGGAGTGGATTATACCTTTGATAATCCTGATTTTGCATTTGTACAGTTTAGATCCAATCTTGTATTAAGATGGGAGTATATTCCTGGGTCAGAAATTTTTCTAGTATGGTCACAAGGAGTTACTAGTTTTGGAGATCCAGGAGATCATTTGTTTAGAAGTTTAGATAATCAAATTTTGGATCAACAACCAGAGAATACGTTTTTAATCAAAGCAACATACAGATTTGTCTTGTAA
- the rpsB gene encoding 30S ribosomal protein S2, with protein MANNIEVKDLLDAGVHFGHLTRRWDPNMAPYIYMERNGIHIINLYKTAAKIDEASEALKKIAASGRKILFVATKKQAKEIVAEKAAKANQPYITERWPGGMLTNFVTIRKAVKKMAAIDRMKKDGTFNTLSKKERLQVDRLRAKLEKNLGSISDMTRLPGALFVVDITREHIAVKEAQKLNIPIFAMVDTNSDPRQVQYVIPANDDASKSIDKVMTYVSDAIIEGLSERKASKEAPKAEAPAKAEKAPAKTEAPAAPVVEAPAKTEEAPAVTEAAKQEEE; from the coding sequence ATGGCAAACAATATCGAAGTAAAAGACTTACTTGATGCAGGTGTACATTTTGGTCACCTGACAAGAAGATGGGATCCTAATATGGCACCGTATATTTATATGGAGCGTAATGGCATTCACATCATTAACCTATATAAAACAGCTGCAAAAATTGATGAAGCTAGTGAAGCTTTAAAGAAAATAGCAGCTTCTGGTAGAAAAATCCTTTTTGTTGCTACCAAGAAACAAGCAAAAGAAATCGTTGCTGAAAAAGCAGCAAAAGCTAACCAACCATACATCACAGAAAGATGGCCTGGTGGAATGCTTACTAATTTCGTTACTATCCGTAAAGCTGTAAAGAAAATGGCTGCTATTGATAGAATGAAAAAAGATGGTACTTTCAACACTTTATCTAAGAAAGAGCGTTTACAAGTAGATCGTTTAAGAGCTAAATTAGAAAAGAACTTAGGTTCTATCTCTGATATGACTCGTCTACCTGGTGCATTATTTGTTGTAGATATTACTCGTGAGCACATCGCGGTAAAAGAAGCTCAAAAATTAAACATTCCTATTTTCGCAATGGTAGATACAAACTCTGACCCACGTCAGGTACAGTATGTTATCCCTGCAAATGATGATGCTTCTAAATCTATCGACAAAGTAATGACATACGTTAGTGATGCTATTATCGAAGGATTAAGTGAAAGAAAAGCTTCTAAAGAGGCGCCAAAAGCAGAAGCACCTGCTAAAGCTGAAAAGGCACCCGCTAAAACCGAAGCTCCTGCAGCACCAGTTGTAGAGGCTCCTGCTAAAACCGAAGAAGCACCAGCAGTAACTGAAGCTGCTAAGCAAGAAGAAGAATAA
- the rpsI gene encoding 30S ribosomal protein S9: MEVIHKIGRRKTAVARVYLKEGSGKVTINKKDLNDYFPTATLQYKVNQPFALTDNEEKFDVNVNVYGGGITGQAEAIRLAISRAMCELDQENRTVLKPEGLLTRDPRMVERKKFGQKKARKKFQFSKR; encoded by the coding sequence ATGGAAGTTATTCACAAAATTGGCCGTAGAAAAACGGCTGTAGCTCGAGTTTACCTTAAAGAAGGTTCTGGAAAAGTTACGATCAACAAAAAAGATCTTAATGATTACTTTCCTACTGCTACATTACAATACAAAGTGAACCAACCTTTTGCCTTAACCGACAATGAGGAAAAGTTCGATGTAAATGTAAATGTATATGGTGGTGGTATTACAGGACAAGCTGAAGCAATTCGTCTTGCGATATCCAGAGCAATGTGCGAGTTAGATCAAGAGAACAGAACAGTCCTTAAACCAGAAGGTTTATTGACCAGAGATCCTAGAATGGTAGAGCGTAAGAAATTCGGACAGAAGAAAGCTCGTAAGAAATTCCAGTTCTCTAAACGTTAA
- the tsf gene encoding translation elongation factor Ts, with the protein MVKITAAEVNKLRKATGAGMMDCKKALVEAEGDFDKAIDVLRKKGQKVAAKRADRDSSEGAAIAKINADNTVGVSIVLGCETDFVGKNESFVALANELAESALNHSSKEEFLASDFGGMTVAEKLVEQTGVIGEKLEINAFSRLEAPYVGSYVHINKIAALVGLSSKVDKSDVLAKDLAMQIASMGATTLSYKDFDPAYVASETEARIAVIEKDNEELGRLGKTLKNVPQYISMSQLTPEVLAKAEEDAKAELKAEGKPEQIWDRILPGKMERFISDNTTLDQEQCLLDQNFIKDEKINVAKYVKSYGDVEVTGFERVTLG; encoded by the coding sequence ATGGTTAAGATAACCGCCGCAGAAGTTAATAAATTAAGAAAAGCTACAGGTGCAGGAATGATGGACTGCAAAAAAGCATTAGTTGAAGCTGAAGGAGATTTCGACAAGGCTATAGATGTATTACGTAAGAAAGGACAGAAAGTTGCAGCTAAAAGAGCAGATCGTGATTCATCTGAAGGAGCTGCTATTGCCAAAATCAATGCGGATAACACTGTTGGTGTATCTATAGTTCTAGGTTGTGAAACAGATTTCGTTGGTAAAAACGAAAGTTTTGTAGCGCTAGCAAATGAATTAGCAGAATCAGCATTAAATCATTCTTCTAAAGAAGAATTTTTGGCTTCAGATTTTGGAGGAATGACTGTTGCAGAAAAATTAGTTGAACAAACTGGTGTTATTGGTGAGAAATTAGAAATTAATGCATTTTCTAGATTAGAAGCTCCTTATGTTGGTTCATACGTTCATATAAACAAAATCGCTGCTCTAGTTGGACTTTCTTCTAAAGTAGACAAGTCTGATGTATTAGCTAAAGATTTAGCTATGCAGATTGCTTCTATGGGTGCTACAACGCTTTCTTATAAAGATTTTGATCCAGCTTATGTAGCTTCAGAAACTGAAGCTAGAATTGCTGTAATCGAAAAAGATAACGAAGAATTAGGTCGTTTAGGTAAAACATTGAAAAATGTACCTCAATACATATCAATGTCTCAACTAACTCCTGAAGTTTTAGCAAAAGCAGAAGAAGATGCAAAAGCAGAACTAAAAGCAGAAGGTAAACCAGAACAAATATGGGATAGAATTCTTCCTGGAAAAATGGAAAGATTTATTTCTGACAACACTACACTGGATCAGGAGCAATGTCTTCTTGATCAAAATTTTATCAAAGATGAAAAAATCAATGTTGCTAAGTATGTTAAATCATATGGAGATGTTGAAGTAACTGGATTTGAAAGAGTAACCCTAGGTTAA
- the rplM gene encoding 50S ribosomal protein L13 yields the protein MDTLSYKTVSANKATVSKEWLHIDAEGQTLGRLSSVVAILLRGKHKPNFTPHVDCGDNVIITNAEKINLTGKKWTDKSYIRHTGYPGGQRSLTAQELFDKNPERLIEKAVKGMLPKNKLGAALFRNLKVHAGATHNQEAQQPKTINLKEFK from the coding sequence GTGGACACATTAAGTTACAAGACAGTATCTGCCAATAAGGCAACCGTTTCTAAAGAATGGTTACATATAGATGCTGAAGGACAGACTTTAGGACGTCTATCTTCTGTAGTAGCAATACTATTAAGAGGAAAGCATAAGCCTAACTTTACCCCACACGTTGATTGCGGTGATAATGTAATTATTACAAACGCCGAAAAAATCAACTTAACAGGAAAAAAGTGGACAGATAAATCGTATATCCGTCATACTGGTTATCCTGGAGGGCAAAGGAGTCTTACTGCTCAGGAGTTATTTGACAAAAACCCAGAGCGTTTAATCGAAAAAGCGGTAAAAGGAATGTTACCTAAAAACAAATTAGGAGCAGCTTTATTCCGTAATTTAAAGGTACATGCTGGAGCAACTCACAATCAAGAAGCTCAGCAACCGAAAACTATTAACTTAAAAGAATTTAAGTAA
- a CDS encoding DUF5686 family protein, which produces MQNKLFCLLFFTHFVLLSQISITGKVIDQSTNQPLPFATVKTDHNSYALTSSKGEFVIRCDSYPVNLTISYIGYKKKNFSIKSEDIVKVEIQLSPKQENLETVRLDVPGSIASNIIKQAIINKNDNNPNKTLQNYSYKSYNKFKITEDNQARFETPDTTRADMERIFNDAHSFLSEKVSQHQFNKGRDEKETVLASRMTGFNKPVYNVLGIKIQSNSLYQENYVIFNNRYASPLSNRALKNYYYKVLDTTQGKRPAYVILFQPRRSKKIASLEGVLYLDMKTLAIQKAVAELRGELNVMVTHDFEYNTEEKLWLPRNQEVTIRPGIGKQKVTLFGGQISVGRLGNDQKSFTGNNDFLISKTDFFDYTIKPDSKIKLQQSAIEIAPEATTRSEEYWNTYRTTAITEKDLKSFPIVDSIVQAQNIERRIDVIQSFNIGYYPVGFFDFDLTYPIKYNNFEGLRLGLGGLTNEKFSKRFRAEGYLVYGFRDGKFKFGLGGGVLLNKDSGSWLNVNYTDDLKEVGSFFYLTDRRVYSLFEPRLVNIDFYYKHRTWSTSLQHRILPKLLSETQISVSNIDQTGGYRYFNDGNLFSQYKTAESTIALRWSPFSKFLKTPNGYKEIQDGYPKITAQYTQGYKGIFDSDFNYSKIGIKAEYIINRLNQSSTSLLLEADIASGDVPLTHLYHAYPNAPTKETVFQRFSVAGRRSFETMYFSEFFSDRLATLQIRHRLRPFKIASWLKPEMVLITRYAIGDVSNSDKHLGVNFNSLQQGYQESGFEINKLFAGFGLSFAYRYGAYHLPKIEDNIAFKFTFYLKL; this is translated from the coding sequence ATGCAAAACAAACTCTTCTGTTTACTATTTTTTACCCATTTTGTTTTACTATCCCAAATTAGCATTACCGGAAAGGTAATTGACCAAAGCACCAACCAACCACTACCTTTTGCTACGGTAAAAACAGATCACAACTCTTATGCACTAACTTCTTCAAAAGGTGAGTTTGTAATAAGATGTGATAGTTACCCTGTTAATTTAACGATAAGTTATATCGGGTATAAAAAGAAAAACTTTTCTATTAAATCCGAAGATATCGTAAAAGTAGAGATTCAACTTTCTCCTAAGCAAGAAAATTTAGAAACGGTACGACTAGATGTTCCCGGAAGTATTGCCTCTAACATTATTAAACAAGCTATTATCAACAAAAACGATAATAACCCAAATAAAACTTTACAAAATTATAGCTACAAAAGTTATAACAAGTTTAAAATTACTGAAGATAATCAGGCAAGATTCGAAACTCCAGATACTACAAGAGCAGATATGGAACGTATCTTTAACGATGCTCATTCTTTTCTTTCTGAAAAAGTAAGCCAACATCAGTTTAACAAAGGACGTGATGAAAAGGAAACTGTTCTTGCCTCTAGAATGACCGGATTTAATAAACCAGTATATAATGTACTGGGAATCAAAATTCAATCTAACTCGTTATATCAGGAAAATTATGTAATCTTTAATAACCGATATGCCAGTCCTTTATCTAACAGAGCTCTTAAAAATTATTATTATAAAGTACTAGACACTACGCAAGGCAAAAGACCTGCGTATGTAATACTCTTTCAACCAAGGCGATCCAAAAAAATAGCAAGTCTTGAAGGAGTTTTATATCTAGATATGAAAACATTAGCCATCCAGAAAGCAGTTGCAGAATTAAGAGGAGAACTTAACGTTATGGTAACCCATGATTTTGAATACAATACCGAAGAAAAGTTATGGCTTCCGCGAAATCAGGAAGTGACTATCAGACCTGGTATCGGAAAACAAAAAGTTACTTTATTTGGAGGCCAAATATCAGTTGGTAGATTAGGAAATGATCAGAAAAGTTTTACAGGCAACAACGACTTCTTAATTTCTAAAACGGATTTCTTTGATTATACAATCAAACCAGATTCTAAGATTAAACTCCAACAATCCGCGATTGAAATAGCTCCTGAAGCCACTACTCGAAGTGAAGAATACTGGAATACGTACAGAACAACTGCCATTACAGAAAAAGATTTAAAATCCTTTCCTATCGTGGACAGTATTGTTCAAGCACAGAACATAGAGCGAAGAATAGATGTTATCCAGAGTTTTAATATTGGATACTACCCTGTTGGATTTTTCGATTTTGACCTAACTTACCCTATAAAATACAATAATTTTGAAGGATTACGTCTAGGACTTGGTGGACTAACAAATGAGAAGTTTTCTAAACGGTTTCGCGCAGAAGGTTATCTCGTTTATGGCTTTAGAGATGGTAAGTTTAAATTCGGACTAGGTGGTGGAGTCTTACTAAATAAGGATTCAGGATCTTGGTTAAATGTAAATTATACGGATGACCTTAAAGAAGTTGGTAGTTTCTTTTATTTAACAGATAGGCGCGTATACTCCTTATTCGAACCACGATTGGTAAATATAGATTTCTACTACAAACACAGAACCTGGAGCACAAGTTTACAGCATAGGATTTTACCTAAATTATTATCAGAAACTCAGATTTCCGTGAGTAACATTGATCAAACTGGTGGTTACCGGTATTTTAATGATGGTAATTTATTCTCACAATATAAAACTGCAGAATCTACTATAGCCCTTAGATGGAGCCCATTCAGTAAGTTTCTAAAAACACCTAATGGTTATAAAGAAATACAAGATGGATATCCAAAAATCACAGCCCAATACACTCAAGGGTACAAGGGGATATTTGATAGTGATTTTAATTATAGTAAAATAGGAATTAAAGCAGAATATATAATCAACCGTCTTAACCAATCGAGCACAAGTTTATTATTAGAAGCGGATATCGCAAGTGGTGATGTACCACTTACACACTTGTATCACGCATATCCAAATGCTCCGACCAAAGAAACTGTTTTTCAGAGGTTTTCTGTAGCAGGCCGCAGAAGTTTCGAAACTATGTATTTTAGTGAGTTTTTTAGTGACCGACTTGCTACTTTACAAATAAGACATAGATTAAGACCCTTTAAAATAGCTAGTTGGCTTAAACCAGAGATGGTATTAATCACTAGATATGCAATCGGAGATGTAAGCAATAGCGATAAACACCTCGGCGTTAATTTCAATTCTCTTCAACAAGGTTATCAGGAATCCGGATTCGAAATAAATAAACTTTTTGCTGGTTTTGGACTAAGTTTCGCTTACCGTTATGGAGCATATCACCTACCAAAGATTGAGGATAATATCGCCTTCAAATTCACTTTTTACCTAAAGCTTTAA
- the pyrH gene encoding UMP kinase translates to MKYNRILLKLSGEALMGERQYGIDPKRLAEYANEIKQITNEGVEVAIVIGGGNIFRGVAGASKGMDRVQADHMGMLATVINGLALQSALEDADIPTRLQSAIKINEVAEPFIKRRAIRHLEKGRVVIFGGGTGNPYFTTDSAAVLRAIEINADVILKGTRVDGIYTADPEKDSQATKFDFITFDDVLRKGLKVMDTTAFTLSQENELPIIVFDMNKTGNLLKVISGESIGTKVNL, encoded by the coding sequence ATGAAATACAATAGAATATTACTAAAATTATCAGGTGAAGCCCTGATGGGAGAGCGTCAATATGGTATTGACCCAAAAAGATTAGCGGAATATGCTAATGAAATCAAACAAATAACTAATGAAGGCGTAGAAGTAGCTATAGTTATAGGTGGTGGTAATATTTTTAGAGGTGTTGCTGGCGCTAGTAAAGGTATGGATAGAGTTCAAGCAGATCATATGGGAATGCTAGCAACTGTTATCAATGGCTTAGCACTGCAAAGCGCATTAGAAGATGCCGATATACCTACAAGGCTTCAATCTGCCATAAAAATTAATGAAGTAGCAGAACCATTTATCAAAAGAAGAGCTATTAGACACTTAGAAAAAGGAAGAGTAGTGATTTTTGGAGGAGGAACAGGTAATCCTTATTTCACAACAGATTCTGCAGCTGTATTAAGAGCCATAGAAATCAATGCAGATGTAATCCTTAAAGGGACAAGAGTAGATGGAATCTATACTGCAGACCCAGAAAAAGATTCTCAAGCTACTAAATTTGATTTCATTACATTTGATGATGTTTTAAGAAAAGGACTTAAAGTGATGGATACAACAGCATTTACTTTAAGTCAAGAAAATGAATTACCAATTATAGTTTTTGATATGAATAAAACCGGGAACTTATTAAAAGTTATTTCGGGAGAATCTATTGGAACAAAAGTAAACCTATAA